In Brachypodium distachyon strain Bd21 chromosome 2, Brachypodium_distachyon_v3.0, whole genome shotgun sequence, one genomic interval encodes:
- the LOC100832636 gene encoding formin-like protein 6, which produces MALFRKFFYRKPPDGLLEITERVYVFDSCFSTDVFDDDDRYRHYIGDIVSQLRSHFADASFMVFNFRDEESDPAPPHSQPQRQPQSLLASILSGYDMVVMDYPRHYEGVPLLTMETIHHFLRSAESWLSLAHHNVLIMHCERGGWAALAFMLATLLLYRKQFIGEQRTLEMVYRQAPRELIQLLSPLNPMPSQIRYLHYISRRNVSSEWPPGDRPLTLDCVILRNIPGFNGEDGCRPIFRIHGQDPLFGTDDNPMVLFSTPKRSKYVRLYKRADCELIKIDIHCHIQGDVVLECISVDADQEQEEMMFRVMFNTAFIRSNILMLNRDEIDIMWDAKDRFPKQFRAEILFSEMDTADHFDPMEAAGIGEKEGLPVEAFAKVQEMFSFVDWLDPKGDAAVQFFQRLTSSENIQLRHGLVSPGKKDSGIKTETGQWDFGSPTNKEFDNAPNKPSNAEHSTVLALMDPVSISQGKSGNSIVHKEIARIADISTKRPSSQEKPDEQYGPVQCSSPTMIMSQRFPVSRSSFALSSNSSPRSLSASPRFHSSPSALGITALLEDHAAFGGSENCGSTIIAPTISNLSSATIKIPSKGSPGQHSTTGTPVVTEGTPPPPPPQTSAPALLVASDAIMMSEATSQNHSGSSNIVKDSSPTSPAHHPPPLPTLPSSSSSPSIHCHPAPLVAPTSTLFSPPAQPSPPPPSTPRLSPVKPPALPPPPPCAPTSPVRLFQSPPSAPNSSPSRPPSPPARPLVASTSHVVGPAAPAPSPPPPPPFASTPSPLPPPASPSSAFRPAAPPPSPPLVSTSSPGPPAAPLPPPSPTSSAIRSSAPPPPPPPPPGIASTPPPPPPPYGNLDISLASPPGPPPPHAPSFSKGASYQGCGCKGAGSVVPPPAPPGGNANFFGTKGRGPAPPSGPMSKSLQSGQATSRRSNLKPLHWVKVTRAMQGSLWAEGQKAEEASKAPVFDMSELENLFSTVVPNSNARNSDKSGSRASGTKPEKVHLIDLRRANNCGIMLTKVKMPLPDLMSAILALDDTILDADQVDNLIKFTPTKEEIELLKAYKGDKQVLGECEQFFMELMKVPRVDSKLRVFSFKIQFRSQVSDLKRNLNIVNSSAEEIRGSVKLKRIMQTILSLGNALNQGTARGSAVGFRLDSLLKLSDTRACNNKMTLMHYLSKVLSEKLPELLDFPKDLASLELAAKIQLKSLAEEMQALNKGLEKVEQELTISENDGPVSEIFRKTLKGFLSGAEAEVRALTSLYSNVGRNADALALYFGEDPARCPFEQVVTTLHNFVRLFTRSHEENCKQLDLEKKKAQKEAETEKTKKESEIEKAKLSHSIKELDIAQAQKEAETEKAKRETENEKAKLSHSIKELDMALQSQAQTASAK; this is translated from the exons atGGCGCTCTTCCGCAAGTTCTTCTACCGCAAGCCCCCCGACGGGCTCCTCGAGATCACCGAGCGCGTCTACG TGTTCGATTCGTGCTTCAGCACCGACGtcttcgacgacgacgaccggTACCGGCACTACATCGGGGACATCGTCTCGCAGCTGCGGAGCCACTTCGCCGACGCCTCCTTCATGGTCTTCAACTTCAGGGATGAGGAGTCggaccccgcgccgccgcactccCAACCCCAACGCCAACCCCAGAGCCTGCTGGCCAGCATCCTCTCCGGCTACGACATGGTGGTCATGGACTACCCGCGCCACTACGAGGGCGTCCCGCTCCTCACCATGGAGACGATCCACCACTTCCTCCGGTCCGCCGAGAGCTGGCTCTCCCTGGCCCACCACAACGTGCTCATCATGCACTGCGAGCGCGGCGGCTGGGCCGCGCTCGCATTCATGCTCGCCACCCTGCTGCTCTACCGGAAACAGTTCATCGGCGAGCAGAGGACGCTCGAGATGGTCTACAGGCAGGCACCCCGCGAGCTCATCCAGCTGCTCTCGCCGCTCAACCCCATGCCTTCACAGATAAGGTACCTGCATTACATATCTCGGAGGAACGTGAGCTCCGAGTGGCCGCCGGGCGATCGGCCGCTTACCTTGGACTGCGTCATACTGAGGAACATCCCGGGATTTAATGGGGAGGATGGATGTAGGCCGATATTCCGTATCCATGGGCAGGATCCTCTGTTTGGTACAGATGACAACCCCATGGTTCTTTTCTCAACACCAAAGAGGAGTAAATACGTTCGGCTTTACAAGCGG GCAGACTGTGAGTTGATTAAGATCGATATTCACTGCCATATCCAAGGAGATGTTGTCCTTGAATGCATTAGCGTTGATGCTGATCAGGAACAAGAAGAGATGATGTTCAGAGTCATGTTCAACACAGCATTTATCAGATCTAACATTCTGATGCTTAATCGTGATGAAATTGACATAATGTGGGACGCTAAAGATCGATTCCCGAAACAATTCAGAGCTGAG ATTCTTTTTTCAGAAATGGACACTGCAGATCATTTTGACCCCATGGAAGCGGCAGGTATAGGAGAGAAAGAGGGTCTACCAGTCGAAGCATTTGCAAAGGTTCAAGAGATGTTCAGCTTTGTGGACTGGTTAGATCCGAAAGGGGACGCTGCAGTCCAGTTTTTCCAACGGCTTACTTCATCGGAAAATATACAGCTGAGGCATGGGTTGGTGTCTCCAGGCAAGAAAGATTCAGGCATTAAAACTGAAACAGGGCAATGGGACTTTGGTTCTCCAACCAACAAAGAATTTGACAATGCTCCAAACAAACCAAGCAATGCTGAACACTCAACAGTCTTGGCCCTGATGGATCCGGTCAGCATTTCTCAAGGAAAATCAGGAAATTCCATTGTTCATAAGGAAATAGCACGTATAGCTGACATCAGTACCAAGCGACCATCTTCACAGGAAAAGCCTGATGAGCAATATGGCCCAGTACAGTGCTCTTCACCCACTATGATCATGTCACAGCGGTTTCCAGTTTCTAGGTCAAGTTTTGCTCTTTCTAGCAACTCATCTCCGAGATCACTTTCAGCTTCCCCAAGATTCCATAGTTCACCTTCAGCCCTAGGAATTACAGCTTTGTTGGAAGACCATGCTGCATTTGGAGGTTCGGAAAATTGTGGTTCAACCATAATCGCACCCACAATATCAAATCTTTCAAGTGCCACGATCAAAATTCCATCAAAGGGATCACCAGGACAACATTCAACAACAG GTACTCCTGTTGTAACAGAGGgtacaccaccaccacctcctcctcagACATCAGCGCCGGCGTTGTTGGTGGCATCTGATGCTATTATGATGTCTGAGGCAACGTCTCAGAATCATTCAG GTTCCAGTAACATTGTAAAAGATTCGTCACCAACTTCTCCTGCTCACCATCCACCTCCATTGCCTACTTTGCCGTCATCTTCCAGTTCTCCTAGTATTCACTGTCATCCAGCTCCCCTGGTTGCCCCTACTTCAACTTTATTCAGTCCTCCAGCACAACCATCACCCCCACCTCCATCCACCCCTAGGCTTTCTCCTGTTAAACCTCCCGCATTGCCCCCACCTCCACCTTGTGCTCCTACATCCCCTGTTAGACTATTTCAGTCTCCTCCATCTGCACCTAACTCCTCTCCCAGCAGACCTCCTTCACCGCCTGCACGTCCGCTAGTTGCTTCTACTTCACATGTTGTTGGACCTGCTGCACCAGCTCCatctccacctccacctcccccGTTCGCTTCTACACCATCTCCACTTCCACCACCAGCATCTCCTTCATCGGCTTTTCGACCTGCCGCACCACCTCCATCCCCACCACTTGTTTCTACTTCATCTCCTGGTCCTCCTGCTGCACCACTTCCACCACCTTCCCCAACATCATCTGCCATTAGATCTTcagcaccgcctccgcctccgcctccacctccaggAATTGCttctacgccgccgccgccaccaccaccctaTGGAAATTTGGACATATCATTGGCATCTCCTCCAGGTCCACCACCACCTCATGCTCCAAGCTTCTCAAAGGGTGCCAGCTATCAGGGTTGTGGATGCAAAGGAGCTGGCAGTGTAGTGCCTCCACCAGCACCTCCTGGTGGTAATGCTAATTTCTTTGGTACGAAGGGGCGTGGACCTGCACCTCCTTCAGGTCCAATGTCTAAGAGCCTTCAATCTGGCCAGGCTACATCTAGAAGGTCCAATTTGAAGCCACTGCACTGGGTGAAGGTAACACGAGCAATGCAGGGCAGTCTCTGGGCGGAGGGGCAAAAAGCTGAGGAAGCTTCAAA AGCCCCGGTGTTCGACATGTCAGAACTAGAAAATCTTTTCTCAACTGTTGTACCAAATTCAAATGCTAGGAATTCAGATAAGTCGGGGAGTCGTGCATCTGGGACGAAGCCAGAGAAAGTTCATCTG ATTGATCTTCGCCGGGCTAACAATTGTGGAATAATGCTTACAAAAGTCAAAATGCCCCTTCCAGACCTAATG AGCGCTATTCTTGCTTTGGATGATACTATCCTAGATGCTGATCAGGTGGACAATCTAATTAAGTTCACTCCAACTAAAGAGGAAATAGAACTTCTGAAG GCTTACAAAGGAGATAAGCAAGTACTTGGTGAATGCGAACAG TTCTTCATGGAGCTTATGAAAGTACCTCGTGTGGACTCTAAGCTGAGAGTTTTCTCATTTAAGATTCAATTCCGTTCTCAA GTTTCTGACCTTAAGCGAAATCTGAACATTGTTAACTCATCTGCAGAAGAG ATAAGGGGTTCGGTGAAGTTGAAAAGGATTATGCAGACGATTCTTTCTTTGGGAAATGCATTAAACCAAGGCACTGCTAGAG GTTCTGCAGTTGGTTTCAGGTTGGACAGCTTACTGAAACTAAGCGATACACGTGCATGTAACAATAAGATGACCTTAATGCATTATTTATCCAAG GTGCTTTCTGAGAAACTTCCAGAACTTCTAGATTTCCCTAAAGATTTGGCTAGCTTGGAGTTGGCAGCAAAG ATACAGTTGAAGTCTTTAGCAGAGGAAATGCAGGCCCTAAACAAAGGACTCGAGAAAGTGGAGCAAGAATTAACTATATCTGAAAATGATGGTCCTGTGTCGGAGATCTTTCGCAAG ACACTAAAGGGTTTTCTCAGTGGTGCTGAAGCTGAAGTTAGAGCCTTGACTTCACTTTATTCTAACGTG GGTAGGAATGCAGATGCTCTAGCACTTTATTTTGGAGAAGATCCAGCACGTTGTCCGTTTGAGCAAG